The proteins below are encoded in one region of Pangasianodon hypophthalmus isolate fPanHyp1 chromosome 6, fPanHyp1.pri, whole genome shotgun sequence:
- the mical3a gene encoding protein-methionine sulfoxide oxidase mical3a isoform X28 has translation MGDGGVGAAGEGINQSHVLFDRFVQASTCKGTLKAFQELCDFLELKPSEYRVFYHKLKSKLNYWKAKALWAKLDKRASHKEYKKGRACANSKCLIIGAGPCGLRTAIELGFLGAKVVLLEKRDAFSRNNVLHLWPFTIQDLRGLGAKKFYGKFCAGSIDHISIRQLQLMLLKMALLLGIEIHVNVEFKGLIEPPEDQENERIGWRAEVHPKTHPVSELEFDVIIGADGRRNTLSGFRRKEFRGKLAIAITANFINRNTTAEAKVEEISGVAFIFNQKFFQDLREATGIDLENIVYYKDDTHYFVMTAKKQSLLEKGVILHDYVDTEMLLSRSNVDQAALLSYAREAADFSTNHQLPKLDFAINHYGQPDVAMFDFTCMYASENAALVRQRNGHQLLVAIVGDSLLEPFWPMGTGIARGFLAAMDSAWMVRSWAQGASPLEVLAERESIYRLLPQTTPENVSKNYSQYTLDPTTRYPNISLHLLRPNQVRHLLDTGETREIRIDMENVVNSSTPKLTRNELLLEKQFQESVARSSKLLNWCQRQTDGYRGVSVSDLTMSWKSGLALCALIYRYRPDLIDFDSLDEKDVEKNNQLAFDIAEKEFGISPIMTGKEMSIVVEPDKLSMVMYLSQFYEMFKDTVPPGENHNLSPEEKAALIASTKSPISFLSKLGQSINISRKRNPKQDKKEKELDGLGKRRKTSQTGQSEDEEPQRPVRDERTFVATALTERRVDPTAAANNNKVKSMATQLLAKFEENAPVQSTGLKRQGSLRKEFPQNIGGSDVCFFCRKRVYVMERLSAEGKFFHRSCFKCDYCGTTLRLSSYAFDVEDGKFYCKPHYCYRLSGQAQRKRPAPPAAPLQPKESQAPVIPAASLDAPGAPCPVERGPSAPEVNGLAEPSVAKRLKGTPERIELENYRLSMQREEELEEVPEETLAEHNLSSVLDKGTDVDEGSSSSESDMEEEGEELEPPANSDLGGVPWKEAVELHAKLKAGSEAGASRKEGDLEEEEEEEEGDEEEDEEEEEDEEEEEEDEEEEESSDEGEYYPWERELQSGLWLENLKDEEDTGTFKARNLRIQQTLEPVDPVLPQTEGEKEECSDSGSLPSLLTQNTQPVSCTVPSHKSLRHEAVRAWLDSMSGEPCVEDEEEPEAEAGSPDIEPGTELDEEDIPSDAEAEARSQLVEDPEPLPVDTGKPASLEQVSRIEHTERVSVSPKEIIVDVILTPIPKPSTPTEEIKEKLTPVLIKSPGTRFFPEPFLPDYTKTEVPPSPEVKTPNTPVAVASPIRFQPAPLPDTVTPKSPVQVESCACSPSANPLSPICAQPLPCQEPSSPLSSGSPVRTQPVPAVTSTPLTKPASERTTTESLNAKDSTVETPVKKTDIIEEFWLKSAEIRRSLGLIPLDRSKAVEKSIIKTPTADPVLSKPPISEDISEKPAFTGRTVIHRLNITVEGQVISPVEPKSSSSERKDLSSSSGLGLNDSNTTSQTPTCDSINNSDSTMLTPPSSPPPPPPNEEPATLTKKKPQVSWEKLSTPSKEPEVEKAPTKVKTPTSPNQDTFVTVPVAAPRTNPPVVMRIKEPNKPRREEVRKSFAECVDEIPFADDVEDTYDDRTPDTSMQDRFYTPPTSRVNRDKPSLHLALAMENGKPNIHGGLVSRSVKGPQHFSPEAKEIAEERMREREKSVKSQALKDAMAKQINKMKEAESNKGAVAKVAWNVSDVAVKHKQRSSSPKSSAVKALESKKQAEGLPDRFFTSPLNKSVDSSVTSSESSTGGKSKKRSSLFSPRKNKKEKKAKNESRHSGTEETPPKHKSLWKAVFSGYKKDKKKKDDKSSPSTPSSSTTVDSGKKKGSPVARSSDLHLRRNLSFSEDSDLSCDDVLERSSQKSKADSVYVPHALAFKRSYATKKTYTEEELNAKLTRKVQKAARRQAKQEELKRLHRAQIIQRQLEQVEEKQRQLEERGVAVEKALRGEAGLHKGSSVSPKQRKRRSDYWGESNYSEILDLHLGGMGKKDDPKLMQEWFKLVQEKNALVRYESELMIFARELELEDRQSRLQQELRERMAIEDHLKTEAELTEEKRILNEMLEVVEQRDSLVALLEEQRLREKEEDKDLEAVMLSKGFNLNWA, from the exons ATGGGAGATGGAGGTGTCGGTGCAGCAGGAGAGGGGATCAATCAGTCACACGTTCTCTTTGACCGCTTCGTTCAGGCCTCCACCTGTAAGGGGACCCTTAAAGCTTTTCAGGAGCTGTGTGACTTCCTTGAGCTCAAGCCCAGTGAGTATCGAGTCTTCTACCACAAGCTCAAGTCCAAGCTCAACTACTGGAAGGCGAAAGCACTCTGGGCCAAGCTAGACAAACGTGCCAGCCACAAGGAGTACAAGAAAGGCAGAGCTTGTGCTAACTCTAAG TGTCTGATCATCGGAGCAGGACCATGTGGCCTGCGCACGGCTATAGAACTTGGCTTTCTGGGAGCCAAGGTGGTCCTGTTGGAGAAGAGAGATGCTTTCTCCCGCAACAATGTCCTCCACCTGTGGCCTTTCACCATTCAGGATCTGCGGGGTCTCGGCGCAAAAAAGTTCTACGGAAAATTCTGTGCCGGCTCCATAGACCATATCA GTATTCGTCAGCTGCAATTGATGTTGCTGAAAATGGCTCTGCTCTTAGGTATCGAGATCCATGTCAATGTGGAGTTCAAAGGCCTCATCGAACCCCCAGAAGACCAAGAGAATGAGA GGATTGGCTGGAGAGCTGAAGTCCATCCTAAAACCCACCCTGTTAGCGAGCTGGAGTTTGATGTCATCATTGGGGCAGATGGGAGGAGAAACACGTTGTCAG GGTTCAGAAGGAAAGAGTTCAGGGGCAAGCTGGCCATCGCCATCACGGCCAACTTTATTAACCGCAACACTACAGCTGAGGCCAAAGTGGAGGAGATCAGCGGGGTGGCCTTCATCTTCAACCAGAAGTTCTTTCAGGATCTAAGGGAAGCCACTG GGATTGATCTGGAAAACATTGTCTACTATAAGGATGACACGCACTACTTTGTGATGACTGCCAAGAAGCAGAGTCTGCTGGAGAAGGGCGTCATTCTGCAC GATTATGTGGACACAGAGATGCTTCTATCCAGGTCTAATGTGGACCAAGCTGCTTTGCTGTCCTACGCCAGAGAGGCAGCTGACTTCTCCACCAATCACCAGCTGCCCAAGCTGGACTTCGCCATCAACCATTACGGGCAGCCTGATGTGGCCATGTTTGACTTCACGTGCATGTACGCCTCGGAAAATGCCGCGCTGGTGCGCCAACGCAACGGCCACCAGCTGCTCGTAGCTATAGTTGGAGACAGCCTTCTGGAG CCATTCTGGCCAATGGGGACAGGCATTGCACGAGGCTTCCTGGCGGCCATGGACTCGGCGTGGATGGTGAGAAGCTGGGCACAGGGCGCGTCTCCTCTCGAGGTGTTGGCGGAGAG GGAGAGTATATATCGTCTGCTCCCACAAACCACTCCAGAGAACGTGAGTAAGAACTACAGTCAGTACACATTGGATCCCACAACACGCTACCCCAACATCAGTCTGCACCTGCTCCGGCCCAATCAG GTACGGCATCTCCTAGACACTGGGGAAACCAGGGAAATTCGCATCGACATGGAGAACGTGGTCAACTCTTCGACTCCCAAACTCACGAGGAATG aACTTCTGCTTGAGAAGCAGTTCCAAG AGTCTGTAGCGCGCTCCAGCAAGCTGCTAAACTGGTGTCAGAGGCAGACGGATGGCTATAGAGGGGTCAGTGTGTCTGATCTCACCATGTCATGGAAGAGTGGCTTGGCTTTGTGTGCCCTTATCTATCGCTACAGGCCAGACCTCAT TGATTTTGACTCGCTGGACGAGAAGGACGTGGAGAAGAATAACCAGTTGGCTTTTGACATTGCTGAGAAGGAGTTCGGGATTTCGCCCATTATGACTGGGAAGGAGATGTCTATTGTAGTGGAGCCTGACAAGCTCTCCATGGTCATGTACCTCAGCCAGTTCTATGAGATGTTCAAGGACACAGTGCCCCCTGGTG aaaacCACAACCTGAGTCCAGAGGAAAAGGCTGCGCTGATCGCCAGCACTAAGTCTCCCATCTCCTTCCTCAGCAAACTTGGTCAAAGCATCAACATCTCGAGGAAACGCAACCCCAAG CAGGATAAGAAGGAGAAGGAGCTTGACGGATTGGGGAAGAGGAGAAAGACGAGTCAGACCGGCCAGTCTGAAGAT GAGGAGCCTCAGCGGCCAGTGCGTGATGAGCGAACTTTTGTAGCCACGGCTCTAACGGAGCGTAGGGTCGACCCCACTGCAGCGGCTAACAACAACAAGGTGAAGTCCATGGCCACTCAGCTGCTAGCCAAGTTTGAGGAGAATGCACCGGTACAGTCTACTGGACTCAAAAGACAG GGTTCCTTGCGGAAGGAGTTTCCACAAAACATTGGAGGCAGCGATGTGTGTTTCTTCTGCCGGAAGCGTGTGTATGTGATGGAGCGACTGAGTGCGGAGGGCAAGTTCTTTCACCGCAGCTGCTTTAAGTGTGACTATTGCGGCACCACGCTGAGACTGTCGTCCTACGCCTTTGACGTGGAGGATG ggaAGTTTTACTGTAAGCCGCATTACTGTTACCGGTTGTCTGGGCAGGCTCAGAGGAAAAGGcctgctcctcctgctgctcctctCCAGCCGAAG GAATCCCAGGCACCAGTGATACCTGCAGCCAGCTTGGATGCCCCTGGGGCTCCATGTCCGGTGGAGCGTGGGCCCTCAG CTCCCGAGGTGAATGGTCTGGCTGAGCCCAGTGTGGCAAAACGTCTGAAAGGAACTCCTGAGCGCATTGAGCTGGAGAACTACCGGCTGTCCATGCAGAGAGAGGAGGAGCTAGAGGAGGTGCCAGAGGAGACGCTGGCCGAGCACAACCTCAGCAGCGTGCTGGATAAAGGCACGGACGTGGACGAGGGCTCCAG TAGCTCGGAGTCTGACATGGAGGAAGAGGGTGAGGAGCTGGAGCCACCAGCCAACTCTGACCTGGGTGGAGTGCCATGGAAGGAGGCCGTGGAGCTCCACGCCAAACTGAAGGCTGGCAGCGAAGCTGGGGCAAGCAGGAAGGAGGGAGActtggaggaagaggaggaagaagaggagggagatgaggaagaggatgaggaggaggaggaggatgaggaagaagaagaggaggatgaagaagaagaagaatcaagTGATG AGGGGGAGTATTACCCTTGGGAAAGGGAGCTCCAGTCAGGTCTATGGCTGGAGAACCTGAAAGATGAAGAGGATACAGGTACCTTTAAAG CCAGGAACCTGCGAATTCAACAAACCTTGGAGCCAGTGGACCCTGTGCTCCCCCAGACGGAGGGGGAAAAGGAGGAGTGCTCAGATTCGGGCTCTCTTCCTTCACTCCTCACGCAGAACACCCAGCCTGTCTCCTGCACAG TCCCCTCCCACAAATCATTGCGGCACGAGGCTGTCAGGGCCTGGCTGGACTCCATGTCTGGAG AGCCCTGTgtagaagatgaagaagagccTGAGGCTGAAGCAGGAAGCCCAGACATTGAGCCTGGCACTGAGCTGGATGAAG AGGACATCCCTTCAGATGCAGAAGCTGAAGCTCGCTCGCAGCTTGTTGAGGATCCTGAGCCTCTTCCAGTAGACACTGGGAAGCCAGCGAGCCTAGAGCAAGTTTCCAGAATTG AGCATACAGAACGGGTGTCTGTTAGTCCAAAGGAAATCATTGTAGACGTTATTCTCACTCCAATCCCAAAGCCAAGTACACCTACAGAGGAG ATCAAAGAAAAGTTGACTCCAGTGCTGATTAAATCTCCAGGCACACGCTTTTTTCCTGAGCCCTTTTTGCCTGATTATACCAAAACAGAGGTCCCACCATCACCTGAGGTTAAGACACCAAATACTCCTGTCGCGGTGGCATCTCCTATCCGCTTCCAGCCAGCGCCCCTACCAGATACGGTCACCCCCAAATCTCCTGTCCAGGTTGAGTCTTGTGCCTGCTCACCTTCAGCCAACCCCTTATCCCCAATTTGTGCTCAGCCCCTACCATGCCAGGAGCCCTCCTCACCCCTCTCTTCAGGCTCTCCTGTGAGGACTCAACCAGTTCCTGCTGTAACTTCCACTCCTCTGACAAAACCTGCCTCAGAGAGGACTACCACAGAATCTCTGAATGCAAAGGATTCGACAGTGGAGACGCCAGTCAAGAAGACTGACATCATTGAAGAGTTCTGGCTGAAGAGTGCTGAGATTAGGAGGAGCTTAGGGCTCATCCCACTGGACAGGAGCAAAGCTGTAGAGAAGAGCATTATTAAAACCCCTACCGCAGATCCTGTATTGTCTAAACCCCCGATCTCAGAGGACATATCGGAGAAGCCAGCATTCACAGGCCGCACAGTCATCCACAGACTCAATATTACTGTTGAGGGTCAGGTAATCTCTCCTGTAGAACCCAAGAGTAGTAGCTCAGAGAGGAAGGATCTGAGCAGTAGCTCTGGTCTGGGCTTGAACGATAGCAACACAACTAGTCAGACGCCTACCTGTGATAGCATTAACAACTCTGACTCAACCATGCTTACACCTCCTTCCAgtcctccaccacctccaccaaaTGAGGAGCCAGCAACTCTCACAAAGAAGAAGCCTCAAGTGTCTTGGGAGAAGCTATCTACTCCCAGTAAGGAACCTGAAGTGGAGAAAGCACCCACTAAAGTGAAAACTCCTACCAGTCCAAATCAGGACACATTTGTGACTGTTCCAGTAGCTGCTCCCAGAACTAACCCCCCAGTGGTGATGAGGATAAAGGAGCCCAATAAACCACGCCGAGAAGAAGTGAGGAAGTCCTTTGCAGAGTGCGTAGACGAGATTCCATTTGCTGATGATGTGGAGGACACGTATGATGATCGTACCCCTGACACAAGCATGCAGGATAGGTTTTACACCCCACCCACCAGCAGAGTGAACAGGGACAAGCCTTCCCTCCACCTCGCTTTGGCTATGGAGAATGGAAAACCCAACATCCATGGAGGTCTCGTGTCCAGATCAGTGAAGGGTCCCCAGCACTTTTCTCCTGAAGCCAAGGAGATTGCTGAAGAGCGgatgagggagagggagaaatcTGTGAAAAGTCAAGCTCTTAAGGATGCCATGGCCAAgcagattaataaaatgaaagaggCTGAGTCAAATAAGGGCGCTGTGGCCAAAGTGGCTTGGAACGTTTCGGACGTAGCTGTTAAACACAAGCAGCGCTCAAGTTCTCCAAAGTCTTCAGCTGTGAAAGCCTTGGAGAGCAAAAAACAAGCAGAGGGGCTTCCTGACCGTTTCTTTACCTCACCTTTAAATAAGAGTGTGGACAGTTCTGTCACCTCATCTGAGAGTTCCACAGGAGGCAAGAGTAAAAAACGTAGCTCCCTTTTCTCTCCGCGTAAGaacaagaaagagaagaaggcaAAAAATGAAAGCAGACACTCTGGTACAGAAGAGACCCCACCCAAACACAAGTCCTTGTGGAAAGCTGTATTTTCCGGCTACAAgaaagacaagaagaagaaagatgaCAAGTCTTCTCCGAGCACACCCTCTAGCTCCACAACAGTGGACtcaggaaagaagaaaggatCGCCTGTGGCAAGGTCCTCAG ATTTGCATTTGAGAAGAAACCTCAGCTTTTCCGAGGACTCAGATCTGTCCTGTGATGATGTTCTGGAAAGATCCTCTCAGAAGTCGAAGGCGGAT TCTGTTTATGTTCCTCATGCATTGGCGTTCAAGAGATCATATGCCACGAAG AAGACATACACTGAGGAAGAGCTAAATGCCAAGCTCACACGTAAGGTCCAGAAGGCAGCTCGGCGTCAGGCCAAGCAGGAGGAGCTGAAGAGGCTCCACAGGGCTCAG ATCATTCAGAGACAGCTAGAGCAGGTGGAGGAGAAACAGAGGCAGCTGGAGGAGAGGGGTGTAGCAGTGGAGAAGGCTCTGCGAGGGGAAGCAG